The sequence ATTATAGGATATTTGTGGTTTGttgaataattgtatttgatATGCAAGTTTTTCACTTAGGTAGGGGTATTTAAGACATTAtcgcaataattttttttcatatttttcgatttctctattttatcaattcaaattaaaatttatcatttatccagagtaaattttctattttactatttttcttgTCGGTCCTAATTTTAACCCGTATTGGGTACAAAATAATAGTCCAAAACCAATCTAGGACATACAAAAGGATACACAATAATACATTCTTCTCCACCCAATCTCTCCCCCTTTTTCAAAAAGAAACTATCAATAAATTTATTCTGCCAACGCGAATATTTAATTGGGCAAAATAGGTTTTAGCGTAACATCCAAACGCGGCCCGTTCCTAATCCAATCGCACGGCTGGAATCCCACTTGACCTACCATCTCCCAATCCTGACCGTCTATTTAAAATCCAAATAAACTCATGATAACTTTGCCTTTCATATATTCAGATATTTGGTCCATGAGAAGCAAagcaaagagagagagaagaatgGGTGCAATCCCAAGATGGCTTGAATGTCTACTGTCTACAACATTTTTCAATGCTTGTCCTTCACACAAACAAGCTCCAAGAAGTGAATGCAATATGTTTTGCCTTGATTGCTCCCATTCTTCCTCTTTTTGCTTCTATTGTAGATCCAACAAACACCATCATCATCATGTCATTCAGgtcctttcttctttcttaattccttccttccttcttctttcttccttttcaatTCATTACTGGTCGAAAACTTTTTCACTGAAATCGGCATACTATTCCAAGAAATAATGATGAGGGTGCTCCATTACCAATATGTGTGTATAGGAGGtttgatttaaaataaaaatatttgttatCTCAGGATGTAAAAACTATATAACAGGATCTATAACTTTGTTTAAAAGTAAAACTGTCgctattattaatatatttgtCGAATTGAAGTCATGTTTAAGTTTTCGTAAGTTGAATTATGTTAAtgtgtaaaaaaagaagaaattaggATTTTAATGTTTTTTCGTCTCTTCAATTGGTTGGTAGTGTACTTTCTTGGTGGCTTTCtattcttctttgttttgataTCATTTTCTGTTGTTTGGGAAAGTGGGGTTGTGCAAATGTCATTCTAGCTTTTGGATACAAgtttaaaatatgttttatcATATAGGATTAATGCATGGTTATAAGGATTAACTTTCTTTACAACAATAAAATGTGAAATACATTTTACAAAAATAGTTCAACGGTATAAAATTGTCGAACATATATTTGGAGTATTAAAAGAGTATTTGTTTTGATTTTGCATGTGTAGATTCGAAGATCTTCATACCACGACGTTGTAAGAGTGGCCGAGATAGAGAATGTTTTGGATATAAGTGAAGTTCAAACTTATGTGATAAACAGTGCAAGAGTTTTGTTTCTAAATGAGAGACCTCAACCAAAGAGCTCAACAAGTAAAGGAGGCTCTCATGTGTGTGAGATTTGTAGTAGAAGTCTCTTGGATCCCTTTCGTTTTTGTTCTCTTGGTTGCAAGGTAATAGGTT comes from Cucumis melo cultivar AY chromosome 12, USDA_Cmelo_AY_1.0, whole genome shotgun sequence and encodes:
- the LOC103500687 gene encoding protein RGF1 INDUCIBLE TRANSCRIPTION FACTOR 1 produces the protein MRSKAKRERRMGAIPRWLECLLSTTFFNACPSHKQAPRSECNMFCLDCSHSSSFCFYCRSNKHHHHHVIQIRRSSYHDVVRVAEIENVLDISEVQTYVINSARVLFLNERPQPKSSTSKGGSHVCEICSRSLLDPFRFCSLGCKVIGIKTNNNSRFYSRGKNNEEVLGRRLGSKEEDEEEEEDEEGLRVGRNEEEGEIYQNHTLSSHSNSRRRKGIPQRAPF